Genomic segment of Kibdelosporangium phytohabitans:
GGCGGATCTCGATACGGGCGATGGCGGCGCGGGGCATGTCCGTCGTCGCGCTGGGCGTCATCAACGTTCCGGGACCGGCACGCCATGTTCCCGCGCTCTTGGCGGTGCCTTCGGCGTCCACCACGTAAACCCCGTACGCCAGCGCCATTCCCTGGCCCGAGACCGGCGTGCCGTAACGACAGCGCACGTCGATCCGCGTGCCCCACGGCATTTCGACCAGGTTCACCGACGCGGTCACCGGGCTCGGCACCGTCTGGGTCAGTTGTGTCGGAAACGCTTGCACGTCCTGAGCGGGCGTGCCGCCCAGCACGACCGTGAACAACGCGCCCAGCGCGGCGGCTCCGGCGAGGGCCGCCGCGATGCGGACGCGACCACGGCGACGGGAAGTCCGCACGGCACGGGTCAGCGACGGCAGCAGCTCCACCGATGGCGGGTCGGCGGGGTCGAGCAGTTCGGTGGCCTGGTCACGGGGGACCGCGGTGAGGATTCCCGGCATCCCAGCCAGTGCGGCGACCTCGCCTGAGCACGCGGCACACGCGCTCAGGTGGTGCTCGTAGTCCTTGCGTTCCGAGGGGGAGAGGGAACCGAGGACGTAGGCGACATCCCACTCCCGGTAGAAGTCGTCGGTCAACGCCCGGTCACTCCTCTCTCCTGCAGTGCCAGCCGCAACGCCCGCAGCCCGTAGTGCAGGCGGGACCGGACCGTGCCCGCCGGCACGTCCAGCAGCTCCGCCAGCTCGGCGACCGACTGGCCCATGTAGTACGCGCGGACGATCACCGTCCGGTGCTCCGGCGTCAGCTGCGTGAGAGCGTCGGCGACCAGCCACGAGTCCAACGCGGACTCCGTGGGATCGGAGCGCGCTCGTTCCGGAACCGTTTCCAGGCCGATCTCACGGCGGGCGCGGGCACTGCGGCGGTCGTCGATGACGATGTTGCGCGCCACGGTGTAGAGCCACGCCCGTGCCGCTGACGGGCCCTGCGCCAGGACGTCCGGGTTCTTCCACGCCCGCAACAGGGCTTCCTGCACGACGTCCTCGGCGAGCTGGTCATCGCCGGTGAGCCGCAGCACGTATCGCAGGAGCGGTGCCGCGTGTTCGTCGTGCAGGGCACACAGCAGCGCCATATGGCTGTCGTTGATGACACACCCCTATCCCCGGTTGAACACCGGCTTGCGCTTGGCGAGGAACGCCGCCGTGCCCGTGCGCATGTCCGGTGTCGTGAAGGCCTCCCGGAACGCCGCCAGCTCCACCTCCAGTCCTGTGTGGATGTTCTCGCCCCGCGCCGCGTTGACCGCGTTCTTGCACAACGCCACTGCCGCCGGTGAGTTCGCGGCGATCGTGGCGAGGCTGGTGCGGGCCGCCGTGAGCATTTCCGCCCTGGTGTCGAAGACCTCGTTGACCAGCCCGATCCGCAGCGCCTCGGCGGCGTCGACCTTGCGGCCGGTGTAGATCAGCTCGCGCGCCCGGCCCGGCCCGACCAGCCGCTGAAGCCGTACGCAGCCGCCGAAGCCGGGGATCAGCCCGAGCTGCACCTCAGGCTGGCCGAAGACGGCTTTCGACGTCGCGTAGACGAAGTCGGCCGCCATCGCCAGTTCGCAGCCGCCGCCGAGGGCGTAGCCGTCCACGCACGCGATCACCGGCGCCGGTACCGCTTCCAGCAGGTTCATCACGTCCTGGCCGAGCCGGCCGAACTCGGTGCCTTCGTCCGGTGTCATCGCGGCCATCTCGCGGATGTCCGCGCCCGCGACGAACGCGGGTCCCGGTGCGCCGGTCAGGATCATCGGTGTGGCCGCGGTGCTCAGGAAGTGCCGCAGCTCGGTCAGCACCTGGCGGGACAGGGCGTTGCGGGCCTCGGGGCGGGTCACGGTCACCGTGACGATGTCATCGTTGTCGATGCGCAGGGTCGAATACTCCGCTGTATTGTCCACTGTGGTCTCCTCACGAGTCCCAGATCGCGCCGAACGCCGGAATTCCCCTGGTCTCCAGTTCCTCGACGATCTGCCAGGTGGTCTTCTTGTTGGAGATGCAGATGACGGCCTCGGCGCCGGACTCGACGTACGCCTGGTAGGCCAGCGTGACCAGATCGGGTTTGCCCGCCGCGTCGGTGTCCCAGATGACCGCGTCCGGCTGGACGGCGAGGATCTCGTCGACCAGGTCGTCGCCGTACGTGCGCCGCGGGTGGCGCGTGGACCAGACCAGCAGCGAAGGCGTGTCACCGGACAGCAGGTGCGGCAGGCACGGGCCGATGCCGCTGCCGGTCGCGACCCACACGACTTTGCGGAACAGCTTGTCGATGTTGCCGACACCCGCGGTCGGGATTCCCTTGACCCACACGTGGCTGGGCAGATCGTCGATCAGCGAACCGGTCCAGTCGCCCGCGCGGGAGATGGTCAGCCGGAAC
This window contains:
- a CDS encoding anti-sigma factor family protein, encoding MTDDFYREWDVAYVLGSLSPSERKDYEHHLSACAACSGEVAALAGMPGILTAVPRDQATELLDPADPPSVELLPSLTRAVRTSRRRGRVRIAAALAGAAALGALFTVVLGGTPAQDVQAFPTQLTQTVPSPVTASVNLVEMPWGTRIDVRCRYGTPVSGQGMALAYGVYVVDAEGTAKSAGTWRAGPGTLMTPSATTDMPRAAIARIEIRLLSTGKPLLEAWF
- a CDS encoding enoyl-CoA hydratase/isomerase family protein is translated as MDNTAEYSTLRIDNDDIVTVTVTRPEARNALSRQVLTELRHFLSTAATPMILTGAPGPAFVAGADIREMAAMTPDEGTEFGRLGQDVMNLLEAVPAPVIACVDGYALGGGCELAMAADFVYATSKAVFGQPEVQLGLIPGFGGCVRLQRLVGPGRARELIYTGRKVDAAEALRIGLVNEVFDTRAEMLTAARTSLATIAANSPAAVALCKNAVNAARGENIHTGLEVELAAFREAFTTPDMRTGTAAFLAKRKPVFNRG
- a CDS encoding sigma-70 family RNA polymerase sigma factor, giving the protein MALLCALHDEHAAPLLRYVLRLTGDDQLAEDVVQEALLRAWKNPDVLAQGPSAARAWLYTVARNIVIDDRRSARARREIGLETVPERARSDPTESALDSWLVADALTQLTPEHRTVIVRAYYMGQSVAELAELLDVPAGTVRSRLHYGLRALRLALQERGVTGR